The genomic region CTGCTGGAGGCCGTGCCCGCCGACAGCCGCGTCTACGCGAAGGCCCGCTACCTCCTGGGCACGGTGCTCGCCGACCCGCGCTTCCCGGGCCGTCCCGGGGAAGGGGACACGCTGGACAAGGAGGCCATCGCCGCGTTCCAGGCCGTGCTCAACACCAAGGAGCCGCAGGTGGAGCTGCCGGAGACGCGCGAGCTGGCGCTCCTGGCGCTGGGCCGCGTGCACTACCGCCGCGGTGAATACTCGGACGCGGTGAAGGCGTACGAGGGCGTGCCCCGCTACGCGCGCTTCTGGGACCAGGCCCTGTTCGAGAACGGCTTCGCCCGCTTCCAGAACGAGGACTTCGGCGGCGCGCTGGGCAGCCTCCAGGCGCTGCACGCGCCGCAGTTCGAGGGCGCCTTCCAGCCCGAGTCGTGGATCCTCAAGGCCACCGTCTATTACTACTCGTGCCTCTACGACGAGGTGAAGACGACGCTCGCCGCGTTCGACGAGCGCTACGGCCCCATGGCGAAGCAGCTGGAGCCCTTCACCGGCGACGACGTGGCGCCCATCAACGCCTTCAACATGGTGTCCTCGGAGAACCGCCGCCTGCCGCGCGCGGTGTACCTGTGGATCCGCAACAACGAGCGCATCCGCGAAGTGATGCGGACCCTGTCCCGCGTGGACCAGGAGAAGCGCGCCATCAGCGAGGGCCCTTGGCGCGGGACGCCGTTCGCCGCGCAGACCGTGGCGTCGCTCGAGGACATCCGCACCACGCTGCTCCAGGTGGGCGGCACGCTGGCGAAGAACCGCATCAAGGAGGCCGCGGACAACCTCCGCACCTTCTCCGACCAGGCGGAGATCATCCGCGTGCAGACCGCGCTGGATGAGAAGGACCTCTTCTCCGAGGGCGTGGACCAGAAGGCGCTGCTCACCCGCCAGACGCTCTACCGCCCCAAGATGCCCGGCGCGGACTACAACTACTGGCG from Corallococcus macrosporus harbors:
- a CDS encoding tetratricopeptide repeat protein is translated as MSRLLRLLVVLGPLAVPAAAFAQQDVGTYNRALSAFNEGKLDTAAPLFAQLAEGEDADLKGKAEFYLAQTFAKKELPVAAFISYAAIVNAGPKHPSYLKAIEGLVDMQQRLDEQNLIPSILNQAYTDEVRDQWVTLPKEVLARINYLVGTASQRRMRFEESRSLLEAVPADSRVYAKARYLLGTVLADPRFPGRPGEGDTLDKEAIAAFQAVLNTKEPQVELPETRELALLALGRVHYRRGEYSDAVKAYEGVPRYARFWDQALFENGFARFQNEDFGGALGSLQALHAPQFEGAFQPESWILKATVYYYSCLYDEVKTTLAAFDERYGPMAKQLEPFTGDDVAPINAFNMVSSENRRLPRAVYLWIRNNERIREVMRTLSRVDQEKRAISEGPWRGTPFAAQTVASLEDIRTTLLQVGGTLAKNRIKEAADNLRTFSDQAEIIRVQTALDEKDLFSEGVDQKALLTRQTLYRPKMPGADYNYWRFQGEFWIDEIGYYQYTLKRGCPARQEK